The following coding sequences lie in one Bacillus thermozeamaize genomic window:
- a CDS encoding luciferase: MEIGIYTFGERTVDPETGQLISPSERLQRLMEEIELADQVGLDVYGVGEHHRPDYTVSAPAVVLAAAASRTKRIRLTSAVNVLSSDDPVRVFQQFATLDLLSQGRAEIMVGRGSFIESFPLFGYDLKDYDELFAEKLDLLLKLRESEHITWSGNHRPPIDNRGVYPRPLQNPLPVWVAVGGTPESAIRAGALGLPMALAIIGGLPERFAPFAQLHRTAAQKAGHPKPRLSINSHGFLADTSQEAVDTAFPAFKTVMDRLGQERGWPPMTREQFEFSCSLRGADFVGSPQQVIEKILFQHEIFGHDRFLLQLTVGTLPHKKVLRAIELLGTEVAPVVKRELARSDRKTMPSSTQ, from the coding sequence ATGGAAATCGGCATCTATACCTTTGGCGAACGAACCGTTGATCCGGAAACCGGCCAGTTGATCAGCCCCTCCGAACGGTTGCAACGCCTGATGGAAGAAATCGAATTGGCCGATCAAGTCGGCCTCGACGTGTACGGCGTCGGCGAGCATCATCGTCCGGACTACACCGTTTCCGCACCGGCCGTGGTGCTGGCGGCCGCCGCTTCCCGCACGAAACGGATCCGGTTGACCAGCGCGGTGAACGTCTTGAGTTCCGACGATCCGGTCCGGGTGTTTCAGCAATTCGCCACCTTGGACTTGCTATCCCAAGGCCGGGCCGAAATCATGGTGGGCCGCGGTTCCTTTATCGAATCGTTCCCTCTTTTTGGCTACGACCTGAAGGACTACGACGAACTGTTTGCGGAAAAACTCGATCTGCTGCTCAAATTGCGGGAGTCGGAACATATCACCTGGTCGGGAAATCACCGCCCGCCCATCGACAACCGCGGCGTCTATCCCCGGCCGCTGCAAAATCCGCTGCCGGTCTGGGTGGCCGTCGGGGGAACCCCTGAGTCGGCCATCCGCGCGGGCGCACTCGGTCTGCCCATGGCGCTGGCCATCATCGGCGGCTTGCCGGAACGGTTTGCGCCTTTTGCCCAATTGCACCGGACAGCCGCGCAAAAAGCCGGACATCCGAAGCCTCGCCTGAGCATCAACTCTCACGGCTTCCTCGCCGACACATCGCAAGAAGCGGTCGACACCGCGTTTCCCGCGTTCAAGACGGTTATGGACCGGTTGGGACAGGAACGGGGCTGGCCGCCCATGACGCGGGAGCAATTTGAGTTTTCCTGTTCGCTTCGGGGCGCCGATTTTGTCGGCAGTCCCCAGCAGGTGATTGAAAAAATCCTGTTCCAGCATGAAATCTTCGGCCACGATCGCTTCCTCTTGCAGTTGACCGTGGGCACGTTGCCGCACAAAAAAGTGCTGCGCGCCATCGAACTCTTGGGCACCGAGGTGGCCCCGGTGGTCAAGCGCGAACTTGCCCGATCCGACCGGAAGACAATGCCGTCTTCAACGCAGTAA
- a CDS encoding short-chain dehydrogenase: protein MFKPLKGKVAVVAGATRGAGRGIAVMLGAAGATVYCTGRSVRGNPSDLNRPETIEETAEMVADAGGVGIPVQVDHGDEAQVEALFRRIGDEQNGRLDVLVNDIWGGEQLTKWGTPFWEHSLSDGLRMQERAVWTHMITSYYAAPLMVSAKKGFIIEVTDGVDYRYRGNLYYSLAKISAIHLAQAMAEELRPHHVAVLAVTPGFLRSEEMLDYFGVTEANWRDAVKSGLPHAEHFMESETPYFIGRGIAALAADPDVFRKTGQVLGSWDLADEYGFTDVDGRKPHWGNYAKKQGFLD from the coding sequence ATGTTCAAGCCGTTGAAAGGAAAGGTTGCCGTCGTAGCCGGCGCGACGCGAGGCGCCGGCAGAGGAATCGCGGTCATGCTGGGGGCTGCCGGTGCGACCGTTTATTGCACGGGGCGCAGTGTGCGCGGAAATCCGTCCGATTTGAACCGGCCGGAGACCATCGAAGAGACGGCGGAAATGGTGGCGGACGCGGGCGGCGTAGGGATTCCGGTGCAAGTCGATCATGGTGATGAAGCGCAAGTCGAAGCGTTGTTCAGGCGGATCGGGGATGAGCAGAACGGCCGGCTGGATGTGCTGGTCAACGACATTTGGGGAGGCGAGCAACTGACCAAGTGGGGTACGCCTTTTTGGGAACATTCGCTTTCAGACGGGCTGAGGATGCAGGAGAGAGCGGTGTGGACACATATGATTACCAGTTATTATGCGGCTCCTCTGATGGTGTCCGCGAAAAAGGGATTCATCATCGAAGTGACTGACGGCGTCGATTATCGGTACCGGGGAAATCTGTATTACAGCCTGGCCAAAATTTCGGCCATCCATCTGGCGCAAGCCATGGCCGAGGAACTGCGTCCGCACCACGTTGCCGTGCTGGCCGTCACCCCGGGATTTTTGCGTTCCGAGGAAATGCTGGACTACTTTGGCGTCACGGAAGCCAACTGGCGGGACGCCGTCAAAAGCGGCTTGCCCCACGCCGAACACTTTATGGAGTCGGAGACGCCGTATTTTATCGGCAGAGGCATTGCGGCACTGGCGGCTGACCCCGATGTATTCAGGAAAACCGGCCAAGTGTTGGGGAGTTGGGACTTGGCGGATGAGTACGGGTTTACTGATGTGGACGGCAGGAAGCCTCATTGGGGAAACTATGCCAAGAAACAAGGTTTTTTGGACTGA
- a CDS encoding multidrug ABC transporter ATP-binding protein — protein sequence MLRRFFAYYQPYKGLFLLDFFCAVGAALLELGFPLAVNKVVDDLLPTGNWWWIFWACVGLLVLYLINMGLHFVVTYWGHMLGINIETDMRKKMFDHLQKLSFRFYDNHQTGELMSRISNDLLDIGEVAHHGPEDLFIAVMTLLGAFGVMLSINWELALLTFAVVPFLLWLATYFNQKMTAAFRRMMAELAGINARVEESIGGIRVVQAFANDEYEKELFARNNQRYRKAKLLAYKIMGWSFSANYMLMRLITVFVLLSGTWFVIRGKLSYGEFLAFLLLTNVFLGPIQKINAVIETYPKGIAGFKRYLEILDTEPDVTDAPDAVEIGPLRGEIRYDRVTFGYEKDKPILKNICMSIRAGETVAIVGPSGAGKTTLCSLLPRFYDVTEGSITIDGRDIRTIKLASLRKQIGIVQQDVFLFSGTIRENIAYGRLDASEEEIWEAARRARLDDFIRSLPQGLDTVVGERGVKLSGGQKQRIAIARMFLKNPSILILDEATSALDAETEAAIQQSLAELAEGRTTLVIAHRLATIINADRIVVITEQGIAEMGTHQELLSAGGLYHRMYNMQFGA from the coding sequence TTGCTGCGCCGGTTTTTTGCCTATTACCAGCCCTACAAAGGGCTGTTTCTTTTGGATTTTTTTTGCGCTGTGGGGGCTGCCCTTTTGGAGCTGGGTTTTCCCCTGGCTGTGAACAAAGTGGTGGACGACTTGTTGCCGACGGGCAATTGGTGGTGGATTTTTTGGGCCTGTGTCGGCTTGCTGGTCTTGTATTTGATCAACATGGGCCTGCACTTTGTGGTCACGTACTGGGGACATATGCTCGGCATCAACATCGAAACCGACATGCGCAAAAAAATGTTTGACCACTTGCAGAAGCTTTCTTTCCGCTTTTATGACAACCACCAAACGGGAGAACTGATGTCCCGCATTTCCAACGATTTGCTGGATATCGGGGAAGTGGCGCATCATGGCCCGGAGGATCTGTTCATCGCCGTCATGACGCTGCTCGGGGCATTCGGCGTGATGCTTTCCATCAATTGGGAGCTGGCCTTGCTGACGTTCGCCGTCGTGCCGTTCTTGCTCTGGCTGGCGACCTACTTCAATCAAAAAATGACCGCAGCGTTTCGGCGGATGATGGCCGAACTGGCCGGCATCAATGCCCGCGTCGAGGAAAGCATCGGCGGCATCCGCGTCGTCCAGGCCTTTGCCAACGACGAATACGAAAAGGAATTGTTTGCCCGGAACAACCAGCGCTATCGAAAGGCCAAGCTGCTTGCTTACAAGATCATGGGGTGGAGTTTTTCCGCCAATTACATGTTGATGCGCCTCATTACCGTGTTTGTGCTGTTGAGCGGAACCTGGTTCGTCATCCGGGGCAAGTTGAGCTATGGGGAATTTCTCGCCTTTTTGCTGCTGACGAATGTGTTTTTGGGGCCGATCCAGAAAATCAACGCCGTCATCGAAACATACCCGAAAGGCATTGCGGGGTTTAAGCGTTATCTCGAAATCCTGGATACGGAACCGGACGTGACCGATGCGCCGGACGCCGTGGAAATCGGCCCGCTTCGGGGAGAGATCCGGTATGACCGCGTCACGTTCGGCTATGAGAAGGACAAGCCGATCCTGAAAAACATTTGCATGTCCATACGGGCCGGCGAAACCGTCGCGATTGTCGGCCCGTCGGGGGCGGGGAAAACGACGCTGTGCAGTCTGCTGCCCCGTTTTTATGATGTGACGGAGGGCAGCATCACCATTGACGGGCGAGACATTCGGACGATCAAACTGGCCTCGTTGCGCAAGCAGATCGGCATCGTGCAGCAGGATGTTTTTCTTTTTTCCGGCACGATTCGGGAGAACATCGCTTACGGCCGTCTGGATGCATCGGAGGAAGAAATCTGGGAAGCGGCGAGACGGGCGCGGCTGGACGATTTTATCCGTTCGCTCCCCCAAGGGCTGGATACGGTGGTCGGCGAACGGGGTGTGAAGCTTTCCGGCGGGCAGAAGCAGCGTATCGCCATCGCGCGGATGTTTCTCAAAAACCCGTCCATCCTGATTTTGGATGAGGCCACCTCTGCGCTTGACGCGGAGACGGAGGCGGCCATTCAGCAATCGCTCGCCGAGTTGGCGGAAGGCCGTACAACCCTGGTGATTGCCCACCGCCTCGCAACGATCATAAACGCGGATCGGATTGTGGTCATCACGGAGCAAGGGATCGCCGAGATGGGAACGCACCAGGAGCTGCTGTCAGCCGGCGGCTTGTACCACCGGATGTATAACATGCAGTTCGGGGCGTAG
- a CDS encoding iron(3+)-hydroxamate-binding protein yxeB → MSTNRLQLAGVVLVAFMLLLTACAGAGNSGGENAATPSSKETSTSSSAGSAEPKTRSFQTVKGAVEIPVHPQRIVTDYYAGELLAVGANVVGAVSTAFDNPFLKDLLKRAEDVGDPINVEKVLELNPDLIIVMYDKNYDALSKIAPTLHIPYGTASDIYETLTLFGDIVGQPEQAEQFIAEYEKKAAEGREKLKDVIDETATFGLYELTDKGELWMFGDNAGRGGQAIYNALKLKMPEKMANTGEQVFQLSMEVLPEYAADYMFLTVYDPENRGEALKQLQNSPILRDLKAVKSNRLFINDFNTFYPYDPISITKQIDLFVEMIVERSKGNEK, encoded by the coding sequence ATGTCAACAAACAGACTGCAACTGGCCGGTGTTGTTCTTGTCGCTTTCATGCTGCTGCTGACTGCTTGCGCAGGTGCCGGCAATTCCGGTGGTGAAAATGCGGCGACGCCGTCATCAAAGGAAACCTCAACATCTTCGTCCGCCGGATCGGCTGAGCCAAAAACCCGTTCCTTTCAGACCGTCAAGGGAGCGGTGGAGATACCGGTCCATCCGCAGCGGATTGTGACCGATTATTATGCAGGCGAATTGCTCGCGGTCGGTGCCAACGTGGTCGGAGCGGTGTCGACCGCCTTTGACAATCCGTTTTTGAAGGATCTTCTGAAACGGGCGGAAGATGTGGGCGATCCGATCAACGTGGAAAAAGTGTTGGAGCTGAATCCGGATTTGATCATCGTGATGTATGACAAAAACTATGATGCCCTCTCCAAGATCGCCCCGACATTGCATATTCCATACGGCACGGCGTCCGATATTTATGAAACCCTGACGTTGTTTGGCGACATCGTGGGGCAGCCCGAACAGGCCGAGCAGTTTATCGCGGAGTATGAAAAAAAGGCGGCAGAAGGCCGGGAAAAGCTGAAAGACGTGATCGACGAGACGGCTACTTTCGGGTTGTATGAATTGACGGATAAAGGCGAATTGTGGATGTTTGGGGATAATGCGGGAAGAGGCGGACAAGCCATCTACAATGCGTTAAAATTGAAAATGCCGGAGAAGATGGCGAACACTGGAGAACAAGTGTTTCAGCTTTCCATGGAAGTGCTTCCCGAGTATGCCGCGGATTACATGTTTCTGACCGTGTACGATCCGGAAAACAGGGGCGAAGCGTTGAAACAACTGCAAAACTCTCCCATTTTGCGTGACTTGAAAGCCGTCAAGAGCAACAGGTTGTTCATCAACGACTTCAACACGTTTTATCCTTACGATCCGATTTCCATCACGAAACAAATTGATTTGTTCGTGGAGATGATTGTGGAAAGAAGCAAAGGGAACGAAAAATGA
- a CDS encoding ABC transporter substrate-binding protein, with the protein MRRDPSRLRRRMKTAFILILAFVFAFAVTACGQGPTGPAESGGEKGQNQQATEEKNSGNANGTGKVMTDALGHQVTIPANPQRILATYLEDHLLSLGVKPVAQWMVANGKQEYLQSEGLEGIPTISYNLPLEEVLSFNPDLIIIGSSTLVQNGMYEQYGKIAPTFVLGDDLVKDWRKTLTKIGELLGREEQAQKVLQEYDAKVEETKKKIAPILKGKKVATLWLVQKSFFIVDKSMACGSVLYGDLGLQPPELVLNLPKDDNASWKPVTLEKLAELDADYIFLVNSDGPGGKEVLDQPIWKNLPAVKENRVYELSSSSSWLYSGAIAGRQVMDDLVRLLTK; encoded by the coding sequence ATGAGACGCGATCCATCGCGACTAAGGCGTAGAATGAAGACGGCATTCATTCTGATTTTGGCTTTCGTGTTCGCTTTCGCCGTTACGGCATGCGGCCAGGGGCCGACCGGACCGGCGGAATCCGGCGGGGAAAAAGGGCAGAACCAGCAAGCGACTGAGGAAAAGAACAGCGGGAATGCAAACGGGACCGGAAAAGTGATGACGGACGCATTGGGCCATCAGGTGACCATTCCCGCCAACCCGCAACGCATCTTGGCCACCTATCTGGAAGATCATCTTCTCTCCTTGGGCGTCAAACCTGTGGCGCAATGGATGGTTGCAAACGGAAAACAGGAATATCTGCAGTCGGAAGGTTTGGAGGGAATTCCGACAATCAGCTACAATCTCCCTCTGGAAGAAGTGCTCAGTTTCAATCCGGACCTTATCATCATCGGGTCGTCTACATTGGTGCAAAACGGCATGTACGAACAGTATGGCAAAATCGCTCCCACCTTTGTTCTGGGAGACGACCTGGTCAAGGACTGGCGCAAAACGCTGACAAAAATCGGTGAATTGCTGGGCCGGGAGGAACAGGCTCAAAAGGTCCTGCAAGAATACGACGCCAAAGTAGAGGAGACCAAAAAGAAAATTGCCCCCATCCTGAAAGGCAAGAAGGTCGCCACCTTGTGGCTGGTCCAAAAATCGTTCTTCATCGTCGATAAATCAATGGCATGCGGTTCGGTATTGTACGGGGATTTGGGATTACAGCCTCCCGAGTTGGTGTTGAATTTGCCGAAGGATGACAACGCGTCATGGAAACCCGTCACGCTGGAAAAGCTTGCTGAACTGGATGCCGACTACATTTTCCTGGTCAACAGCGACGGCCCGGGAGGAAAAGAAGTGCTGGACCAGCCGATTTGGAAAAACCTGCCAGCTGTAAAAGAAAACCGCGTGTATGAATTGAGCTCCTCCAGCAGTTGGCTATACAGCGGCGCCATTGCCGGCAGACAAGTGATGGACGATCTGGTACGGTTGTTGACAAAATAA
- a CDS encoding TetR family transcriptional regulator — protein sequence MKRELKRERTRQLMLDAAKQLIQEKGCANMTLSDIMERSGLSKGGIYHYVKSKDELLSWVLLEWLEETNRRFFAATALEPKTFDRPMQEIVSRLPDLEDPGSVGNQVLMYLLGKCHQPEVKEVMGRFYEQALRASKRWIAAGQEAGVIPLSVDADKTAELFVLISIGLRVRGFLSSGNDAFGSAEFAALMTGMLQPANHAR from the coding sequence ATGAAACGGGAGCTGAAACGGGAACGGACCAGGCAGTTGATGCTGGATGCGGCCAAACAGCTGATTCAGGAAAAAGGATGCGCCAACATGACGTTGAGCGACATCATGGAGCGCTCGGGATTGTCAAAAGGGGGGATTTACCACTACGTCAAAAGCAAGGACGAACTGTTGAGCTGGGTGTTGCTGGAATGGCTTGAGGAAACAAACCGGCGGTTTTTTGCGGCCACGGCGCTTGAACCCAAAACGTTCGATAGGCCCATGCAGGAAATTGTCTCCCGCCTGCCGGATTTGGAAGATCCGGGTAGTGTGGGCAACCAGGTGTTGATGTATTTGCTGGGAAAATGCCATCAGCCGGAAGTGAAAGAAGTCATGGGCCGATTTTACGAACAGGCGTTGCGGGCATCGAAACGGTGGATTGCCGCCGGGCAGGAGGCGGGGGTCATTCCTTTATCCGTGGATGCCGACAAGACGGCTGAATTGTTTGTGTTGATTTCCATCGGGCTGCGCGTGCGCGGTTTTCTGTCTTCGGGCAATGACGCTTTCGGAAGCGCCGAATTTGCCGCGTTGATGACCGGCATGCTTCAGCCTGCAAACCATGCGCGGTAA
- a CDS encoding alkaline phosphatase: MEHWILAFLERFGYLGVFLLIALENVFPPIPSEVILTFGGFMTTYTGLTVPGVVAAATAGSLVGAVILYGIGRLLDADRLERLVARWGHVLRVRPADIQRADAWFKKYGYWAVFVGRMIPLVRSLISIPAGMSRMNFWVFLFFTAAGTVIWNVALVSTGALLGQSWETILHYMDVYSYVTYAVLGLGAVIFFVWWFRRSRSGR; the protein is encoded by the coding sequence ATGGAACACTGGATTCTCGCATTTTTGGAACGGTTCGGCTATCTTGGCGTCTTTTTGCTCATTGCGCTGGAAAACGTGTTTCCGCCAATCCCTTCCGAGGTGATCTTGACTTTCGGCGGCTTCATGACCACATACACCGGTCTGACGGTGCCGGGTGTCGTGGCTGCGGCCACTGCCGGCTCGCTTGTGGGCGCGGTCATTCTGTACGGAATCGGCCGCTTGCTGGACGCGGACAGGCTGGAACGGCTGGTGGCGCGATGGGGTCATGTGCTGCGCGTCAGGCCGGCAGACATCCAGCGAGCGGACGCGTGGTTTAAAAAATACGGCTACTGGGCTGTTTTTGTTGGCCGGATGATTCCTTTGGTGCGCAGCCTGATTTCCATTCCTGCCGGGATGTCGCGAATGAATTTTTGGGTTTTCCTTTTTTTCACTGCGGCGGGAACGGTGATATGGAATGTGGCGCTTGTCTCGACAGGCGCCCTGTTGGGCCAATCGTGGGAAACGATTCTTCATTACATGGACGTCTACTCGTATGTGACTTACGCCGTTCTTGGCTTGGGAGCCGTGATTTTCTTCGTATGGTGGTTTCGCCGGAGCCGTTCCGGACGGTAA
- a CDS encoding ferrichrome ABC transporter permease, which translates to MGLRHDPLAQSETSMIKLKSRPAAASGILIGGLVAVVLGIALAVSVGAADIQLQTVWQAVFHFNPDLTQHQIIQELRLPRALAGAMIGACFAVAGALMQGMTRNPLADSGLLGLNAGAGFALALCFAFFPGLPYPYLILCSFFGAAIGAGMVYGIGSLSINGLTPVRLTLAGAAVSALLVALSEGIALSFRISQDLAFWYAGGVAGVKWIHLQWMFPFVTAALVGALLISRSITLLSLGEEVAAGLGQRTGLVKLVAVLIVLLLAGTAVSVAGPISFVGLIVPHFARFLVGVDYRWIIPCSAVLGSLLMILADIGARMINPPYETPVGALIALIGVPFFLYLARRERREL; encoded by the coding sequence ATGGGCCTGCGACATGATCCCCTTGCACAGTCGGAAACATCCATGATCAAATTGAAGAGCCGGCCCGCTGCCGCCTCAGGGATTCTGATTGGCGGACTCGTCGCTGTTGTGCTGGGAATTGCACTGGCGGTCTCTGTGGGTGCCGCGGATATCCAATTGCAAACCGTTTGGCAGGCGGTCTTTCATTTTAATCCTGATCTGACCCAGCATCAAATCATCCAGGAATTGAGGCTCCCCCGCGCGCTGGCCGGAGCCATGATTGGGGCCTGTTTTGCCGTTGCCGGTGCTTTGATGCAAGGGATGACCCGCAATCCGCTGGCCGATTCCGGCCTGCTTGGTCTGAATGCCGGCGCAGGATTTGCGTTGGCGCTGTGTTTCGCTTTTTTTCCAGGGCTTCCGTATCCATATCTGATCCTGTGTTCCTTTTTTGGCGCGGCCATTGGCGCGGGCATGGTGTACGGGATAGGCTCGCTGTCCATCAACGGGCTGACGCCGGTCCGCCTGACACTGGCAGGAGCGGCCGTGAGCGCGCTGTTGGTGGCTTTAAGCGAAGGGATCGCCCTCTCTTTTCGTATCAGCCAGGATTTGGCCTTTTGGTATGCGGGAGGGGTGGCCGGTGTGAAATGGATTCACCTTCAATGGATGTTTCCCTTCGTAACGGCAGCGCTGGTTGGAGCGCTCTTGATTTCACGTTCCATCACGCTGCTCAGCCTTGGGGAGGAAGTGGCCGCCGGTTTGGGACAGCGGACAGGGCTAGTGAAACTGGTGGCCGTTCTCATCGTTCTCTTGCTTGCCGGCACGGCGGTTTCCGTCGCCGGGCCCATCAGTTTCGTCGGCTTGATCGTTCCCCATTTCGCCCGTTTTTTGGTCGGCGTGGATTACCGCTGGATCATTCCCTGTTCGGCGGTGCTGGGCAGCCTTTTGATGATTTTGGCCGACATCGGGGCGCGGATGATCAATCCTCCCTATGAAACGCCTGTCGGAGCACTGATTGCCTTAATCGGCGTTCCCTTCTTCCTCTATTTGGCGCGCCGCGAAAGGAGGGAGCTGTGA
- a CDS encoding undecaprenyl-diphosphatase (BacA; phosphatase activity in Escherichia coli not kinase; involved in bacitracin resistance as bacitracin supposedly sequesters undecaprenyl disphosphate which reduces the pool of lipid carrier available to the cell) has product MDTILGLGMLLKALILGLVEGVTEYIPVSSTGHMIIVDDMWLRSEEFLTKYGANTFKVVIQLGSILAVVIHFWDRFMGLLGLSRRHEVLRGRGGGLPLGRRNKLTLGKVIVGLLPAGVLGLAFKDFIDDYLFSTQTVLWALVIGALLMILADRVASRNAKHIKTQTVDDVTYGQAFLVGLFQCLSLWPGFSRSGATISGGVLLGMSHRAAADFTFIMAVPIMFGASLVSLLKNWEYITWEMLSFFVAGFISAFVFAWLSVGFFLKVISKVKLLPFAIYRIVLAIVIWLVYF; this is encoded by the coding sequence ATGGATACAATATTGGGTTTGGGAATGTTGTTGAAAGCGCTGATTTTAGGGTTGGTCGAAGGGGTGACTGAATATATTCCCGTTTCGTCGACGGGACACATGATCATCGTGGATGACATGTGGCTGCGGTCGGAGGAATTTTTGACCAAATACGGCGCCAATACGTTTAAGGTCGTGATTCAGCTCGGCTCCATTTTGGCCGTTGTCATTCATTTTTGGGACCGCTTTATGGGGCTTTTGGGACTGTCCAGGCGTCATGAAGTCTTGCGGGGCCGGGGCGGCGGGTTGCCGCTGGGGAGGCGGAACAAACTGACGCTGGGGAAAGTCATTGTCGGTTTGTTGCCGGCGGGTGTTTTGGGATTGGCGTTTAAAGATTTCATCGATGATTATTTGTTTTCGACCCAAACGGTGCTGTGGGCTTTGGTAATCGGAGCTCTGCTGATGATTCTTGCGGACCGGGTGGCTTCCAGAAACGCCAAACACATAAAAACGCAGACGGTGGACGATGTGACCTATGGGCAGGCGTTTTTGGTCGGCTTGTTTCAATGCCTGTCTTTGTGGCCCGGGTTTTCCCGTTCCGGCGCCACCATTTCCGGCGGTGTGCTGCTCGGCATGAGTCACCGGGCGGCGGCTGATTTTACGTTCATCATGGCCGTCCCGATCATGTTCGGAGCCAGCCTGGTTTCGTTGCTCAAAAACTGGGAATATATCACGTGGGAGATGTTGTCCTTTTTTGTGGCCGGCTTTATCAGCGCTTTTGTGTTTGCGTGGCTGTCCGTCGGTTTTTTCTTGAAAGTGATTTCCAAGGTCAAGTTGTTGCCGTTTGCCATTTACCGGATCGTTTTGGCTATCGTGATTTGGCTGGTTTATTTTTAA
- a CDS encoding sporulation protein SpoOM, translated as MSFVNKLLASVGIGSATVDTKIFRSQLVPGENVDGIVQIRGGNVEQNIDGIYLSLFTTYELKKDDHRVTAQTEIGRYQLTQPLVIRPNEVKEVPFSFQLPLDTPITIGKTKVWVRTGLDIKNAVDPADRDYISIVPTPLVGAFFDSLSKLGFRLRNADCEQAKGIFRKRLPFIQEFEFVPVSGAFRGKLDELEVVFFPNPDGVEVLMEVDRKARGFASLLAEALEMDESLVRFFVSERDIPHLTEIIRSVIARYS; from the coding sequence ATGTCATTCGTAAACAAGCTGTTGGCAAGTGTTGGTATTGGTTCGGCAACGGTGGACACGAAAATTTTTCGCAGCCAGCTGGTTCCCGGGGAGAACGTGGATGGGATCGTGCAAATCCGGGGAGGGAATGTCGAGCAGAACATTGACGGTATTTACCTTTCTTTGTTCACGACATACGAGCTGAAAAAAGATGACCATCGGGTAACCGCGCAAACCGAGATCGGCCGCTACCAATTGACCCAGCCTCTGGTCATTCGCCCAAATGAAGTCAAAGAAGTTCCCTTTTCCTTTCAATTGCCGCTGGATACCCCGATTACGATCGGTAAAACCAAGGTATGGGTACGGACTGGACTGGACATCAAAAATGCCGTCGATCCCGCTGACCGTGATTACATATCCATTGTCCCGACACCATTGGTCGGAGCATTTTTTGATTCATTGAGCAAATTGGGTTTCCGCTTGCGGAATGCCGATTGTGAACAGGCAAAAGGGATTTTCCGCAAACGGCTGCCCTTCATCCAGGAATTTGAATTTGTACCCGTGAGCGGGGCGTTTAGAGGGAAGCTGGACGAATTGGAGGTTGTCTTTTTTCCGAACCCTGACGGTGTTGAAGTGTTGATGGAGGTGGACAGGAAAGCGCGAGGATTTGCCAGCTTATTGGCCGAAGCGCTGGAAATGGATGAAAGTCTGGTGAGATTTTTTGTCTCGGAACGGGATATTCCTCATTTGACCGAAATCATTCGCTCCGTGATAGCCCGTTACAGTTAA